Proteins co-encoded in one Afipia sp. P52-10 genomic window:
- a CDS encoding RNA-binding S4 domain-containing protein codes for MDRQRIDKWLWHARIVRTRTSAAELVAKGHVRINGARVVAPGHAVKQGDVLTIALDSRIRVWKVADFAERRGDATAARMLYVELPQ; via the coding sequence GTGGACCGCCAGCGGATCGACAAATGGCTCTGGCATGCGCGGATTGTCCGGACGCGGACGAGCGCCGCCGAGCTCGTCGCTAAGGGGCATGTCCGCATCAATGGCGCTCGGGTTGTCGCCCCGGGCCACGCGGTCAAACAGGGCGATGTGCTGACGATCGCGCTGGACAGCCGAATCCGCGTTTGGAAAGTGGCGGATTTCGCAGAGCGACGCGGGGATGCGACGGCGGCTCGCATGCTGTATGTGGAGTTGCCACAATAG
- the fdxA gene encoding ferredoxin FdxA translates to MTYVVTDNCIKCKYTDCVEVCPVDCFYEGENMLVIHPDECIDCGVCEPECPADAIKPDTEPNLEKWLQVNAEYAKSWPNITQKKDQDPDAEKHDGEEGKFEKYFSANPGTGD, encoded by the coding sequence ATGACTTATGTCGTCACTGATAACTGCATCAAGTGCAAGTACACGGACTGCGTGGAAGTCTGCCCGGTAGATTGCTTCTACGAAGGCGAGAACATGCTGGTTATCCATCCGGACGAATGCATCGATTGCGGGGTTTGCGAGCCGGAATGTCCGGCGGACGCGATCAAGCCGGACACTGAGCCGAACCTGGAAAAGTGGCTGCAGGTGAACGCCGAGTACGCCAAGTCGTGGCCGAACATCACCCAGAAGAAAGACCAGGATCCCGACGCCGAGAAGCACGACGGCGAAGAGGGCAAGTTCGAGAAGTATTTCTCCGCCAATCCGGGGACCGGGGACTGA
- a CDS encoding CarD family transcriptional regulator: MSSKTTRSKSIAKAANKTTTKKAAAASRSSSRTTARASKANASKTHASKAKAARNPAAAKSKTVKNVMAKNTAPKTAKTSAKPAVAKAAVKPVAKAPVVAKPPVKAVATAPAKAAPVKAAVAKPAAPKVEEVKKPATQRQGFKTNEFVVYPAHGVGQILAIEEQEIAGAKLELFVINFIKDKMTLRVPTSKIINVGMRKLSEPALVKKALETLKGRARVKRTMWSRRAQEYEAKINSGDIVAIAEVVRDLYRSESQPEQSYSERQLYEAALDRLSREIAAVQHVTETEAIKEIEAALAKGPRRGAKTDAVGEADGESEDDDEADGDDSVAEDEAA, encoded by the coding sequence GTGTCAAGCAAAACCACGCGTTCCAAGAGTATCGCAAAGGCTGCGAATAAGACAACCACTAAGAAGGCTGCGGCTGCAAGCCGAAGCTCTTCCCGGACGACCGCTCGAGCGTCCAAAGCCAACGCCTCGAAAACCCACGCTTCCAAAGCCAAGGCGGCTCGTAACCCCGCGGCCGCCAAATCCAAGACAGTAAAGAACGTAATGGCCAAAAACACTGCCCCGAAGACCGCGAAGACCTCCGCCAAGCCTGCCGTTGCCAAGGCCGCTGTGAAACCCGTTGCGAAGGCTCCGGTCGTCGCCAAGCCGCCGGTCAAGGCTGTCGCTACTGCGCCTGCCAAGGCCGCGCCTGTGAAGGCGGCCGTGGCCAAGCCGGCTGCGCCGAAGGTGGAGGAGGTGAAGAAGCCGGCGACCCAGCGCCAGGGCTTCAAGACCAATGAATTCGTGGTGTACCCGGCCCATGGTGTTGGCCAGATCCTCGCTATCGAGGAGCAGGAGATCGCCGGTGCGAAGCTCGAGCTGTTCGTGATCAACTTCATCAAGGACAAGATGACGTTGCGCGTTCCGACGTCGAAGATCATCAATGTCGGCATGCGCAAATTGTCCGAGCCGGCGCTGGTGAAAAAGGCGCTGGAGACGCTGAAGGGCCGCGCCCGCGTCAAGCGGACGATGTGGTCGCGCCGGGCGCAGGAGTACGAGGCCAAGATCAACTCCGGCGACATCGTCGCGATCGCCGAGGTCGTGCGCGATCTCTATCGCTCCGAATCGCAGCCGGAGCAGTCCTACAGCGAGCGCCAGCTCTATGAAGCTGCGCTTGATCGTTTGTCGCGTGAAATCGCGGCCGTGCAGCACGTCACCGAGACCGAAGCGATCAAGGAGATCGAAGCGGCGCTCGCCAAGGGTCCGCGTCGCGGCGCCAAGACCGATGCGGTTGGTGAAGCCGACGGCGAGTCGGAGGATGACGATGAGGCCGATGGCGATGATTCCGTCGCCGAAGACGAGGCGGCGTAA
- a CDS encoding DUF1272 domain-containing protein: MLELRPNCECCDRDLPPQSRDAFICSYECTFCNDCVTNVLHGRCPNCHGELVRRPVRPEAGPAGGLAKHPASTKRKLKAGGCAANAA, from the coding sequence TTGCTGGAACTGCGCCCGAACTGCGAATGCTGTGATCGCGATCTGCCGCCGCAATCGCGCGACGCTTTCATCTGCTCCTACGAATGCACGTTCTGCAACGACTGCGTAACCAACGTGCTGCATGGACGTTGCCCGAACTGCCATGGCGAACTGGTGCGCCGGCCGGTCCGTCCCGAGGCCGGTCCCGCAGGCGGCTTGGCAAAGCATCCCGCATCGACCAAGCGCAAGCTGAAGGCAGGTGGCTGCGCGGCAAACGCTGCCTGA
- a CDS encoding glycosyltransferase family 87 protein, with product MQDAPRVDDAPTSRRFRLLDDDLIKAAAQCWIVLAALYCAFDFPRQLTDGFTNGAGRPFGDDYVNYWSAAYLALHGQAKLVYDWTGFHAFQQSVVGEALGNYHYSYPPVLLLLSAPLGALPYLWGWAAWTLAGWYAFYRALIVASTRKVILLALATPAILLNTICGQNGTWTAALLGGGLVMIDRHPRLAGVLFGLLIYKPHFGLLLPVALIAGRHWQTFTFAALTTVLLVGLSVVLYGADVWQLYLFNLAQLRTVILEDGTGVWHRMMSIFVASRRLGADVPLSYAIQFAFGLVAAIVVAWSWWRDTATSALRNALFILGTCLTTPYLQDYDFPFAAFVAIWLLDVGRDHPARLTSIKLSIAGVMIGPLLAAPLGVATDLAFGPLFFLPAFLIACACLWQTRPAHRNARLA from the coding sequence ATGCAGGACGCGCCCCGAGTCGACGACGCCCCCACCAGCCGTCGCTTCAGGCTTTTGGATGACGACCTGATCAAGGCGGCGGCGCAGTGCTGGATCGTCTTGGCGGCGCTCTATTGCGCTTTTGATTTTCCGCGCCAGCTCACGGACGGTTTCACCAACGGTGCGGGCCGGCCGTTCGGCGATGATTACGTCAATTACTGGTCCGCCGCCTATCTGGCTCTGCACGGCCAGGCGAAACTGGTCTACGACTGGACCGGATTTCATGCCTTCCAGCAGAGCGTCGTCGGAGAGGCTCTCGGGAATTACCACTACAGCTATCCGCCAGTGCTGTTGCTGCTGTCAGCTCCGCTCGGCGCATTACCCTATCTGTGGGGCTGGGCGGCCTGGACGTTGGCCGGCTGGTACGCGTTTTACCGGGCGCTTATCGTAGCAAGCACCCGCAAGGTGATTCTGCTGGCGTTGGCAACGCCAGCGATACTGCTCAATACCATCTGCGGTCAAAATGGAACGTGGACGGCCGCGCTGCTCGGCGGCGGCCTCGTCATGATCGATCGCCACCCGCGACTTGCCGGCGTTTTGTTCGGGCTCCTGATCTACAAACCACATTTCGGACTGCTGCTGCCGGTCGCCCTGATCGCCGGCCGCCATTGGCAGACCTTCACGTTCGCAGCCTTGACCACGGTGCTGCTCGTGGGATTGAGCGTGGTTCTCTATGGCGCAGACGTCTGGCAGCTCTATCTCTTCAACCTTGCCCAGCTCCGCACCGTCATCCTCGAGGACGGCACCGGCGTCTGGCACCGGATGATGTCGATCTTTGTCGCCAGCCGGCGGCTTGGTGCCGATGTGCCCCTGAGCTACGCGATTCAATTCGCCTTCGGTCTGGTCGCCGCCATCGTCGTTGCCTGGAGTTGGTGGAGAGACACGGCAACATCGGCTTTGCGCAACGCATTGTTCATCCTCGGCACCTGCCTCACGACACCTTACCTGCAGGATTATGACTTCCCGTTCGCGGCCTTCGTCGCGATCTGGCTGCTCGACGTCGGGCGCGACCATCCGGCCCGGCTGACGTCCATCAAGCTCAGCATCGCCGGCGTCATGATCGGCCCCTTGCTGGCAGCGCCATTGGGCGTTGCCACCGATCTAGCGTTCGGACCGCTGTTCTTCCTTCCGGCTTTCCTGATCGCGTGCGCATGCCTGTGGCAGACGCGGCCTGCGCATCGCAACGCACGGCTAGCCTGA
- a CDS encoding M48 family metalloprotease, whose translation MTGRAKRQGSRRDRKQIAAAPAALLAAALLLGACTDFSRFHTAAPEPRVQQAARPTRTPVQQTAATEREHDRILASYGGVYEDTKLAGLISRAVDRLVAASERPDLSYKVTILNSPAINAFALPTGQLYITRGLIALASDTSELSSVLSHEMAHVIARHAAIREDQARQAAIVSRVVTDIGSDPDLTALALARSKLTMASFSRAQEFEADGIGVGIAARAGFDPYGAVRFLTAMERNAALKAARNTGDPRALDFLSSHPATPERIQNAQANARQFSSPGAGERDREAYLDALDEMIYGEDPSEGFVRGRRFIHPKLGFTFTAPEGFSLDNTAQAVIGVREGGQQAMRFDVARVSSEQSLGDYLTSGWIEDVDKATVEDITVNGFPAATAVARGEQWRFRIYALRFGSDVYRFVFASKQKGNESDRSFRETINTFRRLTLAEIQAARPLRLKVITVQPGDTVESLSHRMAGVDRQLERFRILNGLDAKSTVKPRDRVKIVTE comes from the coding sequence GTGACAGGGCGCGCGAAGCGGCAGGGGAGCAGACGAGACCGGAAGCAGATCGCGGCGGCGCCTGCAGCGTTGCTGGCCGCGGCCCTGCTGCTGGGCGCTTGCACCGATTTCAGCCGCTTTCATACGGCCGCGCCCGAGCCTCGCGTGCAGCAGGCCGCGCGGCCCACCCGCACGCCGGTCCAGCAGACCGCCGCGACCGAACGCGAACACGACCGCATTCTGGCCTCTTATGGCGGCGTCTATGAGGACACGAAGCTCGCGGGGCTGATCTCGCGGGCGGTCGACCGGCTGGTGGCCGCGTCCGAGCGGCCCGACCTGTCCTATAAAGTGACGATCCTGAACTCGCCGGCCATCAACGCGTTCGCGTTGCCGACCGGCCAGCTTTACATCACCCGCGGCCTGATCGCGCTCGCCAGCGACACGTCGGAGTTGTCGTCGGTGCTGTCGCACGAGATGGCCCATGTGATCGCCCGCCATGCGGCGATCCGCGAAGACCAGGCGCGCCAGGCTGCGATCGTCAGCCGCGTCGTCACCGACATCGGCTCTGATCCGGACCTGACGGCGCTGGCGCTGGCCCGGTCCAAGCTGACGATGGCAAGCTTTTCCCGCGCACAGGAATTCGAAGCCGACGGCATCGGCGTCGGCATCGCGGCGCGCGCGGGCTTCGACCCCTACGGCGCGGTTCGCTTCCTCACCGCGATGGAGCGCAATGCGGCGCTGAAGGCCGCACGCAACACCGGCGATCCACGCGCGCTCGACTTCCTCTCCTCGCATCCGGCCACGCCGGAGCGCATTCAGAACGCGCAAGCGAACGCTCGACAATTTTCCTCGCCCGGCGCCGGCGAGCGCGATCGCGAGGCCTATCTCGATGCGCTCGACGAGATGATCTATGGCGAAGATCCGAGCGAGGGCTTCGTGCGCGGCCGCCGCTTCATCCACCCCAAGCTCGGCTTCACCTTCACCGCACCGGAAGGCTTTTCGCTCGACAACACCGCCCAGGCCGTGATTGGCGTGCGTGAGGGTGGCCAGCAGGCCATGCGCTTCGACGTCGCCCGCGTATCATCGGAGCAATCGCTCGGTGATTATCTCACCTCCGGTTGGATCGAGGACGTCGATAAGGCCACCGTCGAAGACATCACCGTCAACGGCTTCCCGGCGGCGACGGCGGTGGCGCGCGGCGAGCAATGGCGCTTCCGCATCTATGCGCTGCGGTTCGGCAGCGACGTTTACCGCTTCGTGTTCGCATCCAAGCAGAAGGGCAACGAGAGCGACCGCAGCTTTCGCGAGACGATCAATACCTTCCGCCGCCTGACGCTTGCAGAGATTCAGGCCGCGCGACCGCTGCGGCTGAAGGTGATCACGGTGCAGCCCGGCGACACCGTCGAATCGCTGTCGCATCGCATGGCCGGCGTCGACCGCCAGCTCGAACGCTTCCGGATTCTCAATGGTCTTGACGCAAAAAGCACCGTGAAGCCGCGCGACCGGGTCAAGATCGTCACCGAATAG
- a CDS encoding thermonuclease family protein translates to MPFPCKIDDMTPAPRNVALLRDGLFGLAASVLALAPALAEDITQNMPCTGELATGGRVAAIIDARTMRLQDGREIRLAGVEAHVSGVTAGPAQQAALAQLIGERDLTLRGSTKPDRYGRLSGFAFVSGRTEPVQAALVEQGHLAVTAPVDDACATTLLRREASARQARRGIWAEPAALKNAEMPDDILPLIGQFVVVEGRVLSVREAGATLYINFGRRWTQDFAVTISRRNVAGFEAAGVPVKSLARKKVLVRGWIEKRGGPRLHISWPGQIEVLDRS, encoded by the coding sequence ATGCCGTTTCCATGCAAGATCGACGACATGACGCCTGCTCCACGCAATGTTGCGCTTCTGCGAGATGGTCTCTTCGGCCTGGCGGCATCCGTGCTCGCGCTTGCCCCGGCGCTCGCCGAAGACATCACCCAGAACATGCCTTGCACGGGCGAACTCGCCACCGGAGGACGGGTTGCCGCAATCATCGACGCCCGGACCATGCGGTTGCAGGACGGACGCGAGATCCGTCTCGCCGGAGTGGAAGCCCATGTCTCCGGCGTAACGGCCGGACCGGCCCAGCAGGCAGCACTGGCCCAGTTGATCGGCGAGCGCGATCTCACGCTGCGCGGATCAACCAAGCCCGACCGCTACGGGCGGCTGTCCGGCTTCGCGTTCGTTTCCGGACGCACGGAACCGGTGCAGGCAGCACTGGTCGAGCAAGGTCATCTGGCTGTCACGGCGCCGGTCGACGATGCCTGCGCAACGACCTTGCTCCGCCGGGAGGCATCGGCGCGGCAGGCGCGACGCGGCATCTGGGCAGAGCCGGCTGCCTTAAAAAACGCGGAAATGCCCGACGATATTTTGCCGCTGATTGGGCAATTTGTGGTGGTGGAGGGTCGGGTTCTCTCGGTCCGAGAAGCGGGGGCAACGCTTTACATCAACTTCGGCCGGCGCTGGACGCAGGACTTCGCGGTGACTATTTCGAGGCGAAATGTCGCTGGCTTTGAGGCTGCCGGTGTTCCGGTTAAGTCTCTTGCCCGCAAAAAGGTTCTCGTTCGGGGCTGGATTGAGAAAAGAGGCGGGCCGCGGCTTCATATCTCGTGGCCAGGGCAGATCGAAGTGCTAGACCGAAGCTAG
- a CDS encoding PaaI family thioesterase: protein MAGKDAGAVGMIEGTLPHLLGIEIVVPEPGRANGRMVITPQHMSPNGFLHAASVVALLDSTCGIGCFHALPDGATGFTTVELKSNHLGTAREGTLVCEARMVHGGRTTQVWDTEAKHVESGKVIALFRCTQMILYPKA, encoded by the coding sequence ATGGCAGGCAAGGACGCTGGTGCGGTTGGGATGATCGAAGGCACATTGCCGCATTTGCTCGGCATCGAGATCGTGGTGCCGGAGCCGGGACGGGCGAACGGGCGGATGGTCATCACGCCGCAGCACATGTCCCCGAACGGCTTCCTGCATGCCGCAAGCGTAGTGGCGCTGCTGGATTCCACCTGCGGTATCGGCTGCTTTCATGCCCTGCCGGACGGTGCGACGGGCTTCACCACGGTCGAGCTGAAATCCAACCATCTCGGCACCGCGCGCGAAGGCACGCTGGTCTGCGAAGCGCGAATGGTGCATGGCGGCCGGACGACTCAGGTGTGGGACACCGAGGCCAAGCATGTGGAGAGCGGCAAGGTGATTGCGCTGTTCCGCTGCACGCAGATGATTCTCTATCCGAAGGCGTGA
- a CDS encoding enoyl-CoA hydratase produces the protein MTDVILQDLKDGLLTITMNRPERKNAMSPEFTFGLLQAAQRAWDDQDVRAVLLKGAGGTFCVGGDVRGFADPNRKPPSFEERQVSLRSRMEASRLLHEMNKPVVAAVEGAAAGAGLSLALACDLRVVGENAKITTAFAKVGLSGDYGGTYYLTKMLGSAKARELYLLSPILSGKEAHAAGMMTRVVPDADVVKVATELATQLAQGPSITLGYIKKNINNAEKLSLEACFDGEAFHHSRCGETADHKEASTAFVQKRKPVFVGR, from the coding sequence ATGACGGACGTCATCCTACAAGATCTGAAAGACGGTCTCCTGACCATCACCATGAACCGCCCCGAGCGGAAGAATGCGATGAGCCCGGAGTTCACATTTGGGCTGCTGCAGGCGGCGCAGCGCGCGTGGGACGATCAGGACGTGCGTGCGGTTCTGCTGAAAGGTGCGGGCGGTACATTCTGCGTCGGCGGTGACGTGCGCGGTTTCGCCGATCCGAACCGCAAGCCGCCGAGCTTCGAGGAGCGTCAGGTTAGCTTGCGCAGCCGCATGGAAGCGTCGCGTCTGCTGCACGAGATGAACAAGCCGGTGGTTGCGGCGGTCGAGGGCGCTGCCGCGGGTGCGGGTCTGTCGCTGGCGCTGGCCTGCGATCTGCGCGTGGTCGGCGAGAACGCCAAGATCACCACCGCCTTTGCCAAGGTCGGTCTCTCCGGTGACTACGGCGGCACCTACTATCTCACCAAGATGCTGGGCAGCGCCAAGGCGCGCGAACTGTACCTGCTGTCGCCGATCCTGAGCGGCAAGGAAGCGCACGCAGCCGGGATGATGACGCGCGTCGTGCCGGACGCCGACGTGGTGAAGGTCGCGACCGAGCTTGCGACGCAACTCGCCCAGGGGCCGTCGATCACGCTGGGCTACATCAAGAAGAACATCAACAACGCCGAGAAGCTGTCGCTGGAGGCCTGCTTCGACGGCGAGGCGTTCCATCACTCGCGCTGCGGTGAAACCGCAGATCACAAGGAAGCCTCGACCGCTTTCGTGCAGAAGCGCAAGCCGGTGTTCGTCGGCCGCTGA
- a CDS encoding enoyl-CoA hydratase/isomerase family protein, giving the protein MTTYKDIGVDKAANYVGTIEIRRPPHNYFDMSLIQQIATAMEEFDKDDGVRAVVLCAQGKSFCAGANFNEPARDNAGENDVGGQPVNHLYQEAVRLLRTKKPIVAAVHGAAIGGGLGVACAADFRVTCPEARFAANFTKLGFHPGFGLTVLLPELIGKNQAELLFYTGRRIGGEEATRIGLASVCVPQDQVRAEATKLAAEIAESAPLAIISTRKTMRGDLADRVKAATDHELKEQTWLRGTEDFKEGVKATAERRVANFKGR; this is encoded by the coding sequence ATGACCACGTACAAGGACATCGGCGTCGACAAGGCCGCGAACTATGTCGGCACCATCGAAATCCGCCGGCCGCCGCACAACTACTTCGACATGTCGCTCATCCAGCAGATCGCGACCGCGATGGAGGAGTTCGACAAGGACGACGGCGTCCGCGCCGTGGTGCTGTGCGCGCAGGGCAAGTCGTTCTGCGCCGGCGCCAACTTCAACGAGCCTGCGCGTGACAATGCCGGCGAGAACGATGTCGGCGGCCAGCCGGTCAACCACCTCTATCAGGAGGCCGTCCGCCTGCTCCGCACCAAGAAGCCGATCGTCGCGGCCGTGCATGGCGCCGCCATCGGCGGCGGCCTCGGTGTCGCCTGCGCGGCGGATTTCCGCGTCACCTGCCCGGAAGCGCGCTTCGCGGCGAACTTCACCAAGCTCGGCTTCCATCCCGGCTTCGGCCTGACGGTGCTTTTGCCCGAACTGATCGGCAAGAACCAGGCGGAGCTGCTGTTCTACACCGGCCGCCGCATCGGCGGCGAGGAAGCAACCCGGATCGGCCTTGCCTCGGTCTGCGTGCCGCAGGATCAGGTGCGCGCGGAAGCGACCAAGCTTGCCGCCGAGATCGCCGAAAGCGCACCGCTCGCGATCATCTCGACCCGCAAGACCATGCGCGGCGATCTTGCCGATCGCGTCAAGGCGGCGACGGATCATGAGTTGAAAGAGCAGACCTGGCTGCGTGGCACCGAGGACTTCAAGGAAGGCGTGAAGGCCACGGCCGAGCGCCGTGTCGCGAATTTCAAGGGCCGCTAA
- a CDS encoding acyl-CoA dehydrogenase family protein, whose amino-acid sequence MSSSLTFDPIRLPEACQALRREARAFLAEEIAKGTFDPSNPRKSESASGREFAKRVAEKGWIGMTWPKKYGGRERSFLERYVLTEEFRVANAPVGVYFTADRQSGPTIIKYGSEKIKQDVLPRIVRGEVQFCIGMSEPGSGSDLFAAKTKATKTDGGYLINGTKIWTSNAHSSDYMIGLFRTSPPTKENRRHGLTSFLVPMKTKGISCNQITQMSGQREFNEVVFDNAFIPDDHVLGEIDGAWKQATTELAYERSGPERFLETYYVLTELVRALGKEPDIRSAEGVGRLVAQLHTLRRMSVSVAGMLEAGKEPVVEASIVKDMGTLWEQDLPSKVRTLAAFIEQEPGNIVPLKKQLSYATKVAPKLTIQGGTTEVLRGIIARGLGLR is encoded by the coding sequence ATGTCCTCAAGCCTCACCTTCGACCCCATCCGCCTGCCCGAAGCCTGCCAGGCCTTGCGCCGCGAAGCGCGGGCGTTTCTCGCCGAGGAAATCGCCAAGGGCACCTTCGATCCCTCCAACCCGCGCAAGAGCGAGAGCGCCAGCGGCCGCGAGTTCGCCAAGCGCGTCGCCGAAAAGGGCTGGATCGGCATGACCTGGCCGAAGAAGTACGGCGGCCGCGAGCGCAGCTTCCTCGAACGCTACGTGCTGACGGAAGAATTCCGCGTCGCCAACGCCCCGGTCGGCGTCTACTTCACCGCCGACCGGCAGAGCGGCCCGACCATCATCAAGTACGGCTCGGAGAAGATCAAACAGGATGTCCTGCCGCGCATCGTCCGCGGCGAGGTGCAGTTCTGCATCGGCATGAGCGAGCCGGGCTCCGGCTCCGACCTGTTCGCAGCCAAGACCAAGGCCACCAAGACCGACGGCGGCTACCTGATCAACGGCACCAAGATCTGGACCTCGAACGCGCACTCGTCCGACTACATGATCGGCCTGTTCCGCACCTCGCCGCCGACCAAGGAGAACCGCCGTCACGGCCTCACCTCGTTCCTCGTGCCGATGAAGACGAAGGGCATCAGCTGCAATCAGATCACGCAGATGAGCGGCCAGCGCGAGTTCAACGAGGTCGTGTTCGATAACGCCTTCATTCCCGACGACCATGTGCTCGGCGAGATCGACGGCGCCTGGAAGCAGGCCACCACCGAGCTTGCCTACGAGCGCTCGGGACCGGAGCGCTTCCTCGAAACCTACTATGTGCTGACCGAGCTGGTCCGCGCGCTGGGCAAGGAGCCCGACATACGCTCGGCCGAAGGCGTCGGCCGCCTCGTCGCGCAGCTTCACACGCTACGGCGGATGTCGGTGTCGGTCGCCGGCATGCTCGAAGCCGGCAAGGAGCCGGTGGTCGAGGCCTCGATCGTCAAGGACATGGGCACGCTCTGGGAACAGGATCTGCCGTCGAAGGTGCGTACGCTTGCCGCCTTCATCGAGCAGGAGCCCGGCAACATCGTGCCGCTGAAGAAGCAGCTCTCCTACGCGACCAAGGTCGCCCCCAAGCTGACCATCCAGGGCGGCACCACCGAAGTCCTGCGCGGCATCATCGCGCGCGGCCTCGGGCTGCGCTGA
- a CDS encoding acyl-CoA dehydrogenase family protein — MGESSNIVVETAERIFADLCDPQTVNSAKDDAWKADLWKALAENGLTLAWVSDDHGGSGASLADGFELLSAAGRFAVPVPLAETMLAGWLLSQGGIVSPEGAMTVAPVQPKDTITLNADGTLSGRARGVPFAREAQHVAVLARGPKGATVALVAAKDCRREEDENLAGEPLDNLVFDKTVPLKTGAAPAGFDQTALMLMGCTVRSLQIAGSLQYMLTRSVNYSQERVAFEKKISKFQAVQHNLAKLAGETAAAVAAAGSAAETIANGTSWNDEAMFLEAAAAKIRCAEAAGTGSAIAHQVHGAIGFTKEYVLHRFSLRTLGWRDDFGNESYWAVELGHLVAKRGADDLWPLVASR, encoded by the coding sequence GTGGGAGAGAGTAGCAACATCGTCGTCGAAACGGCAGAACGGATTTTCGCGGACCTGTGCGATCCGCAAACCGTCAACAGCGCCAAGGATGATGCTTGGAAGGCCGACCTCTGGAAGGCGCTTGCCGAAAACGGCCTGACGCTCGCCTGGGTTTCGGACGATCACGGCGGCTCGGGCGCGAGCCTTGCCGACGGCTTCGAGCTCCTCAGCGCCGCGGGCCGTTTCGCGGTCCCCGTTCCGCTCGCCGAGACGATGCTGGCAGGCTGGCTGCTGTCCCAAGGTGGAATCGTTTCACCCGAAGGCGCGATGACGGTTGCCCCGGTGCAGCCGAAAGACACGATCACGCTCAATGCCGACGGCACGCTGAGCGGCCGCGCCCGCGGCGTTCCGTTTGCCCGCGAGGCCCAGCACGTCGCCGTGCTCGCCCGGGGACCGAAGGGAGCGACCGTCGCACTCGTCGCCGCCAAGGATTGCCGGCGCGAAGAGGACGAGAACCTCGCCGGCGAGCCGCTCGACAATCTGGTCTTCGACAAGACGGTACCGCTGAAGACCGGCGCCGCGCCGGCGGGCTTCGATCAGACCGCGCTGATGCTGATGGGCTGCACTGTCCGCTCGCTGCAGATCGCGGGCAGTCTGCAATACATGCTGACGCGCAGCGTCAACTACTCGCAGGAGCGCGTCGCCTTCGAGAAGAAGATTTCGAAGTTCCAGGCGGTCCAGCACAACCTCGCCAAGCTCGCGGGCGAGACGGCCGCAGCCGTGGCTGCAGCGGGCTCCGCCGCCGAGACGATCGCGAACGGCACATCCTGGAACGACGAAGCCATGTTCCTCGAAGCCGCCGCCGCCAAGATCCGCTGCGCGGAGGCAGCCGGCACCGGCTCGGCCATCGCCCATCAGGTGCATGGCGCGATCGGGTTCACCAAGGAGTACGTGCTGCACCGGTTCAGCCTGCGCACGCTCGGCTGGCGCGACGACTTCGGCAACGAGAGCTACTGGGCCGTCGAGCTCGGCCACCTGGTCGCCAAGCGTGGCGCCGACGATCTCTGGCCGCTGGTCGCTTCCCGCTGA
- a CDS encoding SDR family oxidoreductase gives MSRLCEGRVAIVTGAGRGVGREHALMLAEHGAKVVVNDLGAKVDGTGGDAGPANEVVALIKKNGGEAIANGDDVSSWSGAKNLIDTAIKTYGTLDVLVNNAGILRDRMLANMTEQEWDDVIKVHLKGTFAPTRHAVEYWRAKNKETGKPVNARVINTSSTSGLFGNMGQTNYGAAKAGIAAFSIIAARELRRIGVTVNAISPSAVTRMTEGLRERTEEQKAAGDPKWIAPVITYLASEEAEDITARVFYIGNGVFSVMEGWHRGPQCDPIADPVKLGPVLRKMANEARRNGGMDSKDLD, from the coding sequence ATGAGCCGCTTGTGTGAGGGAAGAGTTGCAATCGTAACCGGTGCAGGCCGCGGCGTCGGCCGTGAACATGCACTGATGCTGGCCGAGCATGGTGCGAAGGTCGTCGTCAACGACCTCGGCGCCAAGGTCGATGGCACGGGCGGCGACGCCGGTCCGGCCAACGAAGTCGTCGCATTGATCAAGAAGAACGGCGGCGAGGCGATCGCCAACGGCGACGACGTCTCGAGCTGGAGCGGCGCGAAGAACCTGATCGACACCGCGATCAAGACCTATGGCACGCTCGACGTGCTGGTGAACAACGCCGGTATCCTTCGCGACCGCATGCTGGCGAATATGACCGAGCAGGAATGGGACGACGTCATCAAGGTGCATCTGAAGGGCACCTTCGCGCCGACCCGTCACGCGGTTGAATACTGGCGTGCAAAGAACAAGGAGACCGGCAAGCCGGTCAACGCCCGCGTGATCAACACCTCGTCGACCTCCGGTCTGTTCGGCAACATGGGCCAGACCAACTACGGCGCGGCCAAGGCCGGCATCGCCGCGTTCTCGATCATCGCCGCGCGCGAGCTGCGCCGCATCGGCGTCACCGTGAACGCGATCTCGCCGAGCGCCGTCACCCGCATGACCGAGGGTCTGCGCGAGCGCACCGAAGAGCAGAAGGCCGCCGGCGACCCGAAGTGGATCGCACCGGTGATCACCTATCTGGCGAGCGAGGAAGCCGAAGACATCACCGCCCGCGTGTTCTACATCGGCAACGGCGTGTTTTCGGTGATGGAAGGTTGGCATCGTGGCCCGCAATGCGATCCGATCGCCGACCCGGTGAAGCTCGGCCCGGTGCTGCGCAAGATGGCCAACGAGGCACGCCGCAATGGCGGCATGGACTCGAAGGACCTCGACTGA